A genomic region of Ursus arctos isolate Adak ecotype North America unplaced genomic scaffold, UrsArc2.0 scaffold_8, whole genome shotgun sequence contains the following coding sequences:
- the PELI1 gene encoding E3 ubiquitin-protein ligase pellino homolog 1, with protein MFSPDQENHPSKAPVKYGELIVLGYNGSLPNGDRGRRKSRFALFKRPKANGVKPSTVHIACTPQAAKAISNKDQHSISYTLSRAQTVVVEYTHDSNTDMFQIGRSTESPIDFVVTDTVPGSQSNSDTQSVQSTISRFACRIICERNPPFTARIYAAGFDSSKNIFLGEKAAKWKTSDGQMDGLTTNGVLVMHPRNGFTEDSKPGIWREISVCGNVFSLRETRSAQQRGKMVEIETNQLQDGSLIDLCGATLLWRTAEGLSHTPTVKHLEALRQEINAARPQCPVGFNTLAFPSMKRKDVVDEKQPWVYLNCGHVHGYHNWGNKEERDGKDRECPMCRSVGPYVPLWLGCEAGFYVDAGPPTHAFSPCGHVCSEKTTAYWSQIPLPHGTHTFHAACPFCAHQLAGEQGYIRLIFQGPLD; from the exons ATGTTTTCTCCTGATCAAGAAAATCATCCATCCAAAGCACCAGTAAAATATGGTGAACTCATTGTCTTAGG gTATAATGGATCTCTCCCAAACGGCgatagaggaagaaggaaaagtaggTTTGCTTTGTTTAAAAGACCTAAGGCAAATGGGGTGAAGCCCAGCACTGTGCATATTGCTTGTACTCCTCAGGCTGCAAAg gcAATAAGCAACAAGGACCAGCACAGCATATCATATACCTTATCTCGGGCCCAGACAGTGGTGGTTGAATATACTCATGACAGTAACACTGATATGTTTCAG aTTGGTCGGTCGACTGAAAGTCCTATTGATTTTGTAGTCACTGACACAGTTCCTGGAAGCCAAAGTAATTCTGATACACAGTCAGTGCAAAGCACTATATCAAGATTTGCCTGTAGAATCATATGTGAACGGAATCCCCCCTTTACAGCACGGATTTATGCTGCAGGATTTGACTCATCAAAAAACATCTTTCTTGGG GAGAAGGCTGCCAAATGGAAGACATCAGATGGGCAGATGGATGGTTTGACCACTAATGGCGTTCTTGTTATGCATCCTCGAAATGGGTTCACAGAAGACTCCAAGCCTGGAATATGGAGAGAAATATCAGTGTGTGGAAATGTATTCAGCCTGCGGGAAACCAGATCAGCTCAGCAGAGAGGAAAAATG GTGGAAATTGAAACCAATCAGTTACAAGATGGCTCATTAATTGACCTCTGCGGGGCAACGTTGCTGTGGCGTACTGCAGAAGGCCTTTCCCACACTCCTACAGTGAAGCATTTAGAAGCTTTAAGACAGGAAATCAATGCAGCACGACCTCAGTGCCCTGTAGGGTTCAACACACTAGCATTTCCTAGTATGAAGAGGAAAGATGTTGTCGATGAAAAACAACCATGGGTGTATCTAAACTGCGGCCATGTGCATGGCTATCATAACTGGGGAAACAAAGAAGAACGTGATGGAAAAGATCGTGAATGTCCCATGTGTAGGTCTGTTGGTCCCTATGTCCCTCTGTGGCTTGGATGTGAAGCTGGATTTTATGTGGACGCCGGCCCTCCAACCCATGCGTTCAGCCCCTGTGGGCATGTGTGTTCAGAAAAGACAACTGCCTATTGGTCCCAGATCCCGCTTCCTCATGGTACTCATACTTTTCATGCAGCCTGCCCCTTTTGTGCACATCAGTTGGCTGGTGAACAAGGCTACATCAGACTTATTTTCCAAGGACCTCTAGACTAA